In Rosa rugosa chromosome 4, drRosRugo1.1, whole genome shotgun sequence, the genomic stretch TACACCGAGCAACTTCTATCCTGAATATCAGTTGTCTAAAATCTTTGTTAGTTGTCTCAGGCCGCTCATGATCTTACAGTACATGTAATATATTCATCTCGCAGGAAGTTACAGCTTCACAAGAAGTAGAGGCTCTGACCCAAAAAGAAAGTAAAAATTAACTACAGGCTATTGGAAATCAATCTATTTAAAGCCTAGTATAATGTTACCTGGAATTTCGTAGCTGAATTATTGGATAAACTATACTTCTCATATGCTTATTATGAATTGCATCAGAACCATCATAGAGTGGCTGTAAATGTAATTTCATTATCTCCATACCTATTTGTTCTTTGTATGGAGTAGTTAGCTCACAATATTTCTGAGGATAGTAAATAAAAGCTGTAGAACCACTAAAGTCTGGTCTCATTTCACATCTTCACCTGCAGCTACATCAATGAAACATTGCTGGGTGAATTTTGTGTTGCTTTTGGGCAGCCAGCAACTCTTGACAAAATCAATATGTAGTGTTCTCCTAGTACTAGAGATGCAGGCACCTCAGTTGACATGTATTcccgaaaaaaaaagaaaaaaagaaagataattGGGGCATTCCGAGAATTGAACTCGGGACCTCTCGCACCCTAAGCGAGAATCataccactagaccaaatgcccTTGTGTGATGGTTCTCCAAAAGTAGATATTGTTATCCAATAACTCAAGCCTAAAAAAATTGCATATAAAAGCCTCGTCTTGGGCGCCAAGTCCATTTGCTAAAATATTCAGagagattttcaattttcataagCTTAGAagagtggagagagagagagatgaagaaagGTTCAGGCGGTGGAAGACGAAGCACTCGCCGGAGTTCAGCTGCCGCGCTTCTCGAAACGCCACCGCGAGTGGCGTCTCCTCCTTCTCCGAACCAATCTCCTCCCAAATCGACGCTTCTCAACAACAGCAACAAGCGCGCCAAGAAGATGACAGCTGTCAGAGCTTCTTCCATCATCGGATCTCCATCTCCGGCAGCAGCCTCTAAGCCGCTCGCCGACGCCAACGGCCTGGCTTCGATTCCCGATCTCAAGAACCTCGCCTCCTCGCGCCTCCAGGATCTCAAGCAACACATCGATCGCTCTCACACCGAGATCCTCAAGGATTGCGATTCCGCTCATTCTCGACTCCACAAGCGCTTTAAGGTCTTTCTCTCTCGCTCTATTTGTCGAATTCGAAATGAATTCTTGTGTGGAATCGTTACTTATCACCATTTTTTGAGTTTTGTGATTGATTATTTGCTTTGGTTACTGAAAAATCCGAAGAAACTGAATAGAAATTTGAGTTCGCCTAGTAATAACAAATTTCTGCGGCTATAGGATAGTAGATTACTAGATTTGAGATCTGATTATGAACTTGCTGATAGTGTAGAGTGAGATAGGGTTAGGATAGCCGAGAAAATGCATGAAAATGTTTAGAAAGCTAGTGAGGATTGAGTAGCAGTAGCCTGTTTGGCTTGCGTAAAACCTGAATTTTCAGCTCAACCATGATTTTGATAATTACACTTGTTATCATACCGTAGCTTAACCATTTCCCTAGTAATGTTTGGTAAGACAAATTTATTCTGATGAATTCGTAGGACTTGTTAGTAGAGGGAAAAGGAGCATTAGAATTTGGAGTAGGGAAATTTGTCAGCTGTTTATTAGTTGGCTTTCTGTGTTTTCAGATTCAGACTCAAGCAAGTCAGCAAATGTTGGATGAAGCAGACAAGGAATACAAGAAGATGACCCAAAGGACTACTGAAAGTCGGGAAGCAATGATGGTATATCCTTTGATCTGAATCTGTTATCCTTTTAATCGTGTATCCTATTGCTATATCTTATGTGTAACCTATTGTTTCTTTTGCAGGCTTCTTATGCAGAGTTCATGGCAGATGCACAGGCCTCGGCTTCTCGTGGTATGTCTTCAGCTTAATACCTTTCTGACCTGCATACATATGGGATTTTTCATAACTCATGTAGTCATGGTCTTGGTTCTCATACTATGCTGGAGAAAGTTAATTATTGATGTAAATATTATGTTGTGTTGTCACTTGAAACCTTGAGATACAATCCATAACCTGTAAAAGGTTTTGACAAGTGATAACTGGGTCCTGTGTGTGGAAATGACTTATATTCCCCTCGACTCTGTAGATATGCACACATTACTACTTCTTATATGTAATGCTTTTCTTTTGATACAAACTGGATAAAATTTCTTTGTCTGTTCAAATGCACATAGCCAGTAATACTATTATTAATAGGATAATGGATTTTGTTgatagaaaaggaaaaaaaattaataataagagGACAAACAAAGTGACTTGTAAGTACTGTCAGCATGTAACAGTGTGATTTGTGCCAGTAAGTTATAAACTATTGTTTAAATCACTCTGACTAATTTATCTGGAGTTTCAATTTCAGCTTGCAAAACATCCATCGCTGAGTTGTCACAGTCCTTTGAGAAAGCAATTGATGCCCTTAACATCCGTTATGGGATTTCATCAAAGTAGCTATTATGTCTCTGTCTCATATGTTCACCAGAAAGTTTAGGTGAGTATTCTACTGTGTAATATTGGTCAGTATTAGTTGAAGCATTTTGTTGATTGTTGTTAAGTCTATCTGGTTAATCTGTATCATATTCACATGTTAATTATGTTAACATTCATTACAGACTACTAAATATGAAGGAATAAAAAAGAGATTGAACAAAAGAGCAAAAGTAGGTTACAATTTGTGGAGTATTATGATTTATATTAAGATATGGATAGGTGACTTGGATAGCTTCTTAGAATCATTCATAAGATGAAAGAAACCAAAGGAAATTTTTAGACAATTAGTCACATACTATGAACACTTGAGCAGGTTTCTCATTCTTCCACTAAATTGCTAAAGCAA encodes the following:
- the LOC133706570 gene encoding uncharacterized protein LOC133706570; this translates as MKKGSGGGRRSTRRSSAAALLETPPRVASPPSPNQSPPKSTLLNNSNKRAKKMTAVRASSIIGSPSPAAASKPLADANGLASIPDLKNLASSRLQDLKQHIDRSHTEILKDCDSAHSRLHKRFKIQTQASQQMLDEADKEYKKMTQRTTESREAMMASYAEFMADAQASASRACKTSIAELSQSFEKAIDALNIRYGISSK